From the genome of Bordetella sp. H567, one region includes:
- the pssA gene encoding CDP-diacylglycerol--serine O-phosphatidyltransferase, with protein sequence MPKLSMRDPENRHRSIYLLPNAFTTAALFAGFYAVVQAMNNQFEAAAIAIFAAMVLDGMDGRVARLTNTQSAFGEQYDSLSDMTSFGVAPALVMYEWMLNELGRWGWLAAFVYVAGAALRLARFNTNIGVVDKRFFQGLPSPSAAALVAGYVWLAVDNKLPIHDAFMAWTAFCVTMYAGVAMVSNAPFYSGKSFALGRSVPFWVILLVVAAFVFVSSDPPVVLFGLFVIYGISGWFILAWRWNRARRWQRNRARSSSEP encoded by the coding sequence ATGCCTAAACTGTCGATGCGCGATCCCGAGAACCGCCACCGCAGCATTTACCTGCTGCCCAATGCGTTCACCACGGCGGCCCTGTTCGCTGGCTTCTACGCCGTGGTGCAGGCCATGAACAACCAGTTCGAGGCCGCGGCGATCGCCATTTTCGCGGCCATGGTGCTGGATGGCATGGACGGGCGCGTGGCGCGCCTGACCAACACCCAGTCGGCCTTCGGCGAACAGTACGATTCGCTCTCCGACATGACCTCCTTCGGCGTCGCGCCGGCGCTGGTGATGTACGAATGGATGCTGAACGAGCTGGGGCGCTGGGGCTGGCTGGCCGCTTTCGTGTACGTGGCCGGGGCGGCCCTGCGCCTGGCCCGCTTCAACACCAACATAGGCGTCGTCGACAAGCGCTTCTTCCAGGGGCTGCCCAGCCCCTCGGCCGCCGCGCTGGTGGCCGGCTATGTCTGGCTGGCGGTGGACAACAAGCTGCCTATCCATGATGCCTTCATGGCCTGGACGGCGTTCTGCGTCACCATGTACGCGGGCGTGGCCATGGTCAGCAATGCGCCGTTCTACAGCGGCAAGAGCTTCGCCCTGGGGCGCAGCGTGCCGTTCTGGGTGATCCTGCTGGTGGTGGCGGCCTTCGTTTTCGTGTCCAGCGATCCCCCGGTGGTGCTGTTCGGCCTGTTCGTGATCTACGGCATCTCCGGCTGGTTCATCCTGGCCTGGCGCTGGAACCGCGCCCGCCGCTGGCAGCGCAACCGGGCGCGCTCAAGTTCGGAGCCATAG
- a CDS encoding phosphatidylserine decarboxylase, whose translation MNKPPYPHPIIAREGWPFLAGAIVVAILVTLWSPAVSIIFWIIALFVLQFFRDPPRMAPDSPAAVLSPADGRVVAVETVRDPYADRDALKISVFMNVFNVHSNRAPVNGQVLDVQYFPGKFFNAALDKASLENERNAMVLRTPAGHVVTAVQVAGLVAKRILCYARKNDTLVRGQRYGFIRFGSRVDVYLPPAARPRVALGDKVSATSSVLADLPATDDASHA comes from the coding sequence ATGAATAAACCCCCTTATCCCCATCCCATCATCGCCCGCGAGGGCTGGCCGTTCCTCGCCGGCGCGATCGTCGTGGCGATACTGGTCACGCTGTGGTCGCCGGCGGTATCGATCATCTTCTGGATCATCGCGCTGTTCGTGCTGCAGTTTTTCCGCGATCCCCCGCGGATGGCGCCGGATTCGCCCGCGGCGGTGCTTTCGCCGGCCGACGGCCGCGTGGTGGCCGTGGAGACGGTGCGCGATCCCTATGCCGATCGCGACGCCCTGAAGATCAGCGTGTTCATGAATGTGTTCAATGTCCATTCCAACCGCGCGCCGGTCAACGGCCAGGTGTTGGACGTACAGTATTTCCCCGGCAAGTTCTTCAACGCGGCGCTGGACAAGGCCTCGCTGGAAAACGAACGCAACGCCATGGTGCTGCGTACGCCCGCGGGCCACGTCGTCACGGCCGTCCAGGTGGCCGGCCTGGTGGCCAAGCGCATACTTTGCTATGCCAGGAAGAACGACACGCTGGTGCGCGGCCAACGCTACGGATTCATCCGTTTCGGGTCGCGCGTGGATGTCTACCTGCCGCCGGCCGCCCGGCCGCGGGTCGCGCTGGGCGACAAGGTCAGCGCGACCAGCTCCGTGCTGGCGGACTTGCCTGCAACCGACGATGCGAGCCATGCCTAA
- the ilvC gene encoding ketol-acid reductoisomerase has protein sequence MKVFYDKDCDLSLIKGRTVAIIGYGSQGHAHALNLHESGVKVVVGLRKGGASWNKAANAGLKVQEVAEAVKGADVVMMLLPDENIAKVYRDEVHANIKAGAALAFAHGFNVHYGQVVPREDIDVIMVAPKAPGHTVRSTYTQGGGVPHLVAVYQDKSGAARDVALSYASANGGGRAGIIETNFREETETDLFGEQAVLCGGTVELIKAGFDTLVEAGYAPEMAYFECLHELKLIVDLIYEGGIANMNYSISNNAEFGEYETGPKIVTAQTREAMRQALADIQNGEYAKRFILENAAGAPTLTSRRRINAESQIEQVGSKLRAMMPWIAANKLVDKSKN, from the coding sequence ATGAAAGTTTTCTACGACAAAGACTGCGATCTTTCCCTGATCAAGGGCCGCACGGTCGCCATCATCGGCTATGGCTCGCAAGGCCATGCGCACGCGTTGAACCTGCATGAGTCCGGCGTCAAGGTCGTCGTCGGCCTGCGCAAGGGTGGCGCGTCCTGGAACAAGGCCGCCAATGCCGGCCTGAAAGTGCAGGAAGTCGCCGAGGCGGTCAAGGGCGCCGACGTCGTCATGATGCTGCTGCCCGACGAGAACATCGCCAAGGTGTATCGCGACGAAGTGCACGCCAACATCAAGGCGGGCGCTGCGCTGGCCTTCGCCCACGGCTTCAACGTGCACTATGGCCAGGTCGTCCCGCGCGAAGACATCGACGTGATCATGGTCGCCCCCAAGGCGCCCGGCCACACGGTGCGCTCCACCTATACCCAGGGCGGCGGCGTGCCCCACCTGGTCGCGGTGTACCAGGACAAGTCGGGCGCCGCGCGCGACGTCGCGCTGTCCTACGCCAGTGCCAACGGTGGCGGCCGCGCCGGCATCATCGAAACCAACTTCCGCGAAGAAACCGAAACCGACCTGTTCGGCGAACAGGCCGTGCTGTGCGGCGGTACCGTGGAATTGATCAAGGCGGGTTTCGATACGCTGGTGGAAGCCGGCTACGCGCCCGAAATGGCGTACTTCGAGTGCCTGCACGAGCTCAAGCTGATCGTGGACCTGATTTATGAAGGCGGCATCGCCAACATGAACTACTCGATCTCGAACAACGCCGAATTCGGCGAATACGAGACCGGCCCCAAGATCGTCACGGCACAGACCCGCGAAGCCATGCGCCAGGCGCTGGCCGACATTCAGAACGGCGAATACGCCAAGCGCTTCATCCTGGAAAACGCCGCGGGCGCCCCGACGCTGACCTCGCGCCGCCGCATCAATGCGGAATCGCAGATCGAGCAGGTGGGCAGCAAGCTGCGCGCGATGATGCCGTGGATCGCCGCCAACAAGCTGGTGGACAAATCCAAAAACTAA
- the ilvN gene encoding acetolactate synthase small subunit: MKHVISVLLENEPGALSRVVGLFSARGYNIETLTVAPTEDATLSRMTIVTTGSDEVIEQITKHLNRLVDVVKVVDLTEGAHIERELMLVKVRAVGKEREEMKRMADIFRGRIIDVTDKSYTIELTGVQEKISAFIEALDRSAILETVRTGVSGIGRGERVLKL; encoded by the coding sequence ATGAAACACGTGATTTCGGTTTTGCTGGAAAACGAACCGGGCGCACTCTCGCGCGTGGTGGGGCTGTTTTCCGCGCGCGGCTACAACATTGAAACGCTGACCGTGGCACCCACCGAGGATGCCACGCTGTCGCGCATGACCATCGTCACCACCGGGTCCGACGAGGTCATCGAGCAGATCACCAAGCACTTGAACCGCCTCGTCGACGTGGTCAAGGTGGTGGACCTGACCGAAGGCGCGCACATCGAACGCGAGCTCATGCTGGTGAAGGTGCGCGCCGTCGGCAAGGAGCGCGAGGAAATGAAGCGCATGGCGGACATCTTCCGCGGGCGCATCATCGACGTGACCGACAAGTCCTACACCATCGAACTGACCGGTGTGCAGGAAAAGATCTCGGCCTTTATCGAGGCGCTGGATCGCAGCGCGATTCTCGAAACCGTTCGTACCGGGGTTTCGGGTATCGGACGCGGGGAACGCGTGCTGAAGCTCTGA
- a CDS encoding acetolactate synthase 3 catalytic subunit: MELNGADIVVRCLADEGVEHVFGYPGGAVLYIYDAIFKQDKFQHILVRHEQAAVHAADAYSRSSNKVGVCIVTSGPGVTNAVTGIATAYMDSIPLVIISGQVPTAAIGEDAFQECDTVGITRPCVKHNFLVRDVKDLADTMRRAFYIARTGRPGPVLVDIPKDITLAPCKYVPPKGEITMRSYAPVNKGHQGQIKKAVQMLLAAERPMIYTGGGVILSDAAAELRAVVDLLGAPCTNTLMGLGSLPADHQAFLGMPGMHGTYEANMAMQHCDVLLAIGARFDDRVIGNPKHFAQNPRKIIHVDIDPSSISKRVRVDVPIVGNVKDVLIEMLAQLRVAEIKPPSLENWWKQVQEWRGKDCLKYAGSSTVIKPQFVVEKLWEVTGGKAFVTSDVGQHQMWAAQYYRFGQPRRWINSGGLGTMGVGLPYAMGVQMANPGHDVAVITGEASIQMNIQELSTCHQYHLTPKIICLNNRFLGMVRQWQQIDYGSRYSESYMDSLPDFVKVAEAYGHVGLRIESPSDVEPALREAFKKHKDRLVFLDFITDRTENVWPMVKAGRGLTEMLLGSEDL; this comes from the coding sequence ATGGAACTCAATGGCGCCGACATCGTCGTGCGCTGCCTGGCCGATGAGGGCGTGGAACACGTCTTTGGCTATCCTGGCGGCGCGGTGCTCTACATCTACGACGCAATCTTCAAGCAAGACAAATTCCAGCATATCCTGGTGCGCCACGAACAGGCGGCCGTGCATGCCGCCGATGCCTATTCGCGTTCGTCGAACAAGGTAGGCGTGTGCATCGTCACCAGCGGCCCGGGCGTCACCAACGCCGTGACCGGCATCGCCACCGCGTATATGGACTCCATTCCGCTGGTCATCATCAGCGGACAGGTGCCGACCGCGGCCATCGGCGAAGACGCTTTCCAGGAATGCGACACGGTCGGCATCACCCGTCCGTGCGTCAAGCACAACTTTCTGGTGCGCGACGTCAAGGATCTGGCCGACACCATGCGGCGCGCCTTCTACATCGCGCGCACCGGCCGTCCCGGTCCCGTCCTGGTGGATATTCCCAAGGACATCACGCTGGCCCCGTGCAAGTACGTGCCGCCCAAGGGCGAGATCACGATGCGTTCGTACGCGCCCGTCAACAAGGGGCACCAGGGCCAGATCAAGAAGGCCGTGCAGATGCTCCTGGCGGCCGAGCGCCCCATGATCTATACCGGCGGCGGCGTGATCCTGTCGGATGCCGCCGCCGAGCTGCGCGCCGTGGTGGACCTGCTGGGCGCGCCGTGCACCAACACGCTGATGGGCCTGGGCTCCTTGCCCGCCGATCACCAGGCTTTCCTGGGCATGCCGGGCATGCACGGTACCTACGAGGCCAACATGGCCATGCAGCACTGCGACGTGCTGCTCGCCATCGGCGCGCGCTTCGATGACCGCGTCATCGGCAATCCCAAGCATTTCGCGCAGAACCCGCGCAAGATCATCCACGTCGACATCGATCCGTCGTCCATCTCCAAGCGCGTGCGCGTGGACGTGCCCATCGTCGGCAACGTCAAGGATGTCCTGATCGAAATGCTGGCGCAGCTGCGCGTGGCCGAAATCAAGCCGCCGTCGCTGGAAAACTGGTGGAAGCAGGTGCAGGAATGGCGCGGCAAGGACTGCCTGAAGTACGCGGGCTCCAGCACCGTCATCAAGCCGCAGTTCGTGGTCGAGAAGCTGTGGGAAGTGACCGGCGGCAAGGCCTTCGTGACCTCCGACGTGGGCCAGCACCAGATGTGGGCGGCGCAGTATTACCGCTTCGGCCAGCCGCGGCGGTGGATCAACTCCGGCGGCCTGGGCACCATGGGCGTGGGCTTGCCCTACGCCATGGGCGTGCAGATGGCCAACCCCGGCCACGACGTGGCGGTCATCACCGGCGAAGCGTCCATCCAGATGAATATCCAGGAACTGTCGACCTGCCACCAGTACCATCTGACGCCCAAGATCATCTGCCTGAACAATCGCTTCCTGGGCATGGTGCGGCAATGGCAGCAGATCGACTACGGCTCGCGCTATTCCGAGTCGTACATGGATTCGCTGCCGGACTTCGTCAAGGTCGCCGAGGCCTACGGCCATGTCGGCCTGCGCATCGAAAGTCCCTCGGACGTCGAACCCGCGCTGCGCGAAGCTTTCAAGAAGCACAAGGACCGACTGGTGTTTCTGGACTTCATTACGGACCGTACGGAAAACGTGTGGCCGATGGTCAAGGCCGGCCGCGGCCTGACCGAAATGCTGCTGGGTTCCGAGGATCTGTAA
- a CDS encoding FUSC family protein — MDLRIANLRRFIYSHYFFGGVRQGIGMLLPVLILGVLFGEYTLGLVATFGSQCVAIIDQPGGPQQHRTNEMLGGCVLATLTVCITGFASNDRLALWIVVIAECFIYSLFTVFGKRGGLIGFAGLLVMALTMHSPLPADQVLLHAVVTFGGALFYLLFSVGFSRLFWLREEQQAMSVALFATADYVASRASFYDEGEDLEDSYRALIQRQSVMTEKHQAARDVVLRALPRGKGWGDSRRVMIWNMFVDMLQLVDTLFATHTDYAALRRALTGNDVLVFMRDALLKMSLDLERIALSVSHGGPVKRRTSIKAELRAIEYEIDQLKQHGLGEREPEILALLVQIQRRLRNASRTVERLADHTLNRPGAKPTSALRIDKSLTRFMTRQEFRLGMITSNLRMDSPNFRYALRVALAAALAMTVSEFWVSETFSAHNYWIMLTIVIIMKPGFALTRQRNGWRLTGTLIGCVMALILLNLTASPEILFVALLVACIMGNSLVQLNYMASAIFNTIFVVLVFHFVSPGTVSMNVIGERALDTLIGCALSLACSYAFPWWEARYLPPLARAAVKANWEYLRAGLLYSGVMREKQARRASPEQAQGPVPEPPATQAEIDADLNWRLARKNVHIAFSNFAEAFYRMMSEPQSRQQYVPELNNLLIQNHVLASQTTAAVPTLSTLSHEPPPSVKDTLKAVTVMLDPARPPVPPLPEQIDIHGELASLAYPLKLMVRAGQMIRQESTALDG, encoded by the coding sequence ATGGACTTGCGCATCGCGAATCTCCGCCGCTTCATCTACAGCCATTACTTTTTCGGGGGGGTTCGCCAGGGGATCGGCATGCTCCTGCCCGTTCTGATCCTGGGCGTGCTGTTCGGCGAGTACACGCTGGGACTGGTGGCCACCTTCGGCTCGCAGTGCGTGGCGATCATCGACCAGCCTGGCGGCCCCCAGCAGCACCGCACCAACGAGATGCTGGGCGGCTGCGTCCTGGCCACGCTGACCGTCTGCATCACCGGGTTTGCCTCCAACGACCGCCTGGCGCTGTGGATCGTGGTGATCGCGGAGTGCTTTATCTATTCGCTGTTCACCGTCTTCGGCAAGCGCGGCGGCCTGATCGGCTTTGCCGGCCTGCTGGTGATGGCGCTGACCATGCACTCGCCCCTGCCGGCGGACCAGGTGCTGCTGCATGCCGTCGTCACCTTCGGCGGCGCGCTGTTCTACCTGCTGTTCAGCGTCGGCTTCAGCCGCCTGTTCTGGCTGCGCGAGGAACAGCAGGCCATGTCGGTGGCCCTGTTCGCCACCGCCGACTATGTCGCGTCGCGCGCCTCGTTCTACGACGAAGGGGAAGACCTGGAGGATTCCTACCGGGCGCTGATCCAACGCCAGTCCGTCATGACGGAAAAACACCAAGCCGCCCGCGACGTGGTGCTGCGCGCCCTGCCCCGCGGCAAGGGCTGGGGCGACAGCCGCCGCGTGATGATCTGGAATATGTTCGTGGACATGCTGCAGCTGGTGGACACGCTGTTCGCCACGCATACCGACTATGCCGCGCTGCGCCGGGCGCTGACCGGCAACGACGTGCTGGTATTCATGCGCGATGCGCTGCTGAAGATGTCGCTGGACCTGGAACGCATCGCGCTCAGCGTCTCCCATGGCGGCCCGGTCAAGCGGCGCACCAGCATCAAGGCGGAATTGCGCGCCATCGAGTACGAGATCGACCAGCTCAAGCAGCACGGCTTGGGCGAACGCGAGCCGGAAATCCTGGCCCTGCTGGTCCAGATCCAGCGGCGCCTGCGCAACGCGTCGCGCACCGTCGAGCGCCTGGCCGACCACACGCTGAACCGCCCCGGTGCCAAGCCGACCAGCGCGCTGCGCATCGACAAGTCGCTGACGCGCTTCATGACCCGCCAGGAATTCCGGCTGGGGATGATCACCAGCAATCTGCGCATGGATTCGCCGAACTTCCGCTACGCGCTACGGGTCGCGCTGGCGGCCGCCCTGGCCATGACCGTCAGCGAGTTCTGGGTGTCGGAAACGTTTTCGGCGCACAACTACTGGATCATGCTGACCATCGTCATCATCATGAAGCCCGGCTTCGCGCTGACGCGGCAGCGCAACGGCTGGCGGCTTACCGGCACGCTGATCGGCTGCGTCATGGCGCTGATCCTGCTGAATTTGACCGCCAGCCCGGAGATCCTGTTCGTCGCCCTGCTGGTGGCCTGCATCATGGGCAACAGCCTGGTGCAGCTGAATTACATGGCCAGCGCGATCTTCAACACGATATTCGTGGTGCTGGTCTTTCACTTCGTCTCGCCCGGCACCGTGTCCATGAACGTGATCGGCGAACGCGCGCTGGATACCCTGATCGGCTGCGCGCTGTCGCTGGCCTGCAGCTACGCCTTCCCGTGGTGGGAGGCGCGCTACCTGCCGCCGCTGGCACGCGCCGCGGTCAAGGCCAACTGGGAATACCTGCGCGCCGGCCTGCTGTATTCCGGCGTGATGCGGGAGAAGCAGGCGCGCCGCGCGAGCCCCGAGCAGGCGCAGGGTCCGGTCCCGGAACCGCCCGCCACCCAGGCGGAAATCGACGCCGACCTGAACTGGCGGCTGGCGCGCAAGAACGTGCACATCGCCTTCAGCAACTTCGCCGAAGCGTTTTACCGCATGATGAGCGAACCGCAGTCGCGCCAGCAGTACGTGCCGGAGCTGAACAATCTGCTTATCCAGAACCATGTCCTGGCCTCGCAGACCACCGCGGCGGTACCCACGCTATCGACGCTGAGCCACGAGCCACCGCCCTCGGTGAAGGACACCCTGAAAGCCGTGACCGTCATGCTGGACCCGGCACGGCCACCCGTGCCGCCGCTGCCGGAGCAGATCGATATACACGGCGAACTGGCCTCCCTGGCCTACCCGCTGAAGCTGATGGTGCGCGCGGGGCAGATGATCCGCCAGGAGAGCACGGCGCTGGACGGCTGA
- the yaaA gene encoding peroxide stress protein YaaA: MLFLLSPAKKLDYDTPLGVDLHTQPLFVDHAAALIKVLKKKSAEDIAQLMDLSPALADLNVRRYAAWKPTFTQQNARPAILAFNGDVYEGLQAPSLNAAQLQWAQDHVAILSGLYGVLRPLDLMQPYRLEMGTRLETPRGKNLYEFWGADISEYLNERLEGDKKPVVVNLASEEYFKSVDLKALKARVVQCVFQEWKNGAYKIISFNAKRARGLMARYAIHHKIATPERLKGFDAEGYAYDEAASTPDKLVFRRKLA; this comes from the coding sequence ATGCTGTTTTTGCTGTCTCCCGCCAAGAAGCTGGACTACGACACGCCCCTGGGCGTGGACCTGCACACGCAGCCGCTTTTCGTCGATCACGCGGCTGCGCTGATCAAGGTGCTGAAGAAGAAAAGCGCCGAGGACATCGCCCAGTTGATGGACCTTAGCCCCGCGCTGGCCGACCTTAACGTCCGGCGCTATGCCGCATGGAAACCGACGTTCACGCAGCAGAACGCGCGTCCGGCGATCCTGGCCTTCAACGGCGACGTGTACGAAGGCTTGCAGGCGCCCAGCCTGAACGCCGCGCAGCTCCAATGGGCGCAGGATCACGTCGCCATCCTGAGCGGCCTGTACGGGGTGCTGCGGCCGCTGGATCTGATGCAGCCCTATCGGCTGGAAATGGGCACGCGCCTGGAAACGCCCCGCGGCAAGAACCTGTATGAGTTCTGGGGCGCCGATATCTCGGAATACCTGAACGAACGCCTGGAGGGGGACAAAAAGCCCGTCGTCGTCAATCTGGCGTCCGAGGAGTATTTCAAGTCGGTGGACCTGAAAGCGCTGAAGGCGCGCGTCGTGCAATGCGTCTTCCAGGAATGGAAGAACGGCGCCTACAAGATCATCAGTTTCAATGCCAAGCGGGCGCGCGGCCTGATGGCGCGCTACGCCATCCATCACAAGATCGCTACGCCGGAACGCCTGAAGGGCTTCGATGCCGAAGGCTATGCCTATGACGAGGCGGCCTCGACGCCGGACAAGCTGGTGTTTCGCCGCAAGCTGGCCTGA
- a CDS encoding 3-hydroxybutyrate dehydrogenase, with protein sequence MLKGKVAVVTGSTSGIGLGIATALAAQRADIVLNGFGDPAEIEKTRAGLALAHGIKSIYDGADLSKGESVRQLVENAVAAFGRIDILVNNAGIQHTDLIENFPPEKWDAIIALNLSAVFHGTAAALPHMKKQKWGRIINIASAHGLVGSASKSAYVAAKHGVVGLTKVTALETAGLGITANAICPGWVRTGLVEKQITAIAAKDGVDQETAARELLSEKQPSLQFVTPEQLGGTAVYLCSPAAEQVTGASISVDGGWTSR encoded by the coding sequence ATGCTGAAAGGAAAAGTCGCCGTCGTTACCGGATCCACCAGTGGTATCGGCCTGGGTATCGCTACCGCGCTGGCCGCGCAGCGTGCCGACATCGTCCTGAACGGTTTTGGCGATCCGGCGGAAATCGAGAAGACCCGGGCCGGCCTGGCGCTGGCGCACGGCATCAAGTCGATCTATGACGGCGCGGACCTGTCCAAGGGGGAATCGGTGCGCCAACTGGTGGAGAACGCCGTGGCCGCCTTCGGCCGCATCGATATCCTGGTCAACAACGCCGGCATCCAGCATACGGACCTGATCGAAAACTTTCCGCCGGAAAAATGGGACGCCATCATCGCGCTCAATCTGTCCGCCGTGTTTCATGGCACGGCGGCGGCCTTGCCGCACATGAAGAAGCAGAAGTGGGGGCGCATCATCAACATCGCCTCCGCGCATGGCCTGGTGGGTTCGGCCAGCAAGTCGGCCTATGTGGCCGCCAAGCACGGTGTGGTGGGCTTGACGAAGGTGACGGCGCTGGAAACGGCCGGCCTGGGCATCACGGCGAACGCCATTTGTCCAGGGTGGGTGCGTACCGGCCTGGTCGAAAAGCAGATCACCGCCATCGCCGCCAAGGATGGCGTGGATCAGGAAACCGCGGCACGCGAGCTCCTGAGCGAAAAGCAACCCTCGCTGCAGTTCGTGACGCCGGAGCAATTGGGCGGCACCGCCGTCTATCTGTGCTCGCCCGCCGCTGAACAGGTTACCGGCGCGTCGATCTCGGTCGACGGCGGCTGGACGTCGCGCTGA
- a CDS encoding cation:proton antiporter domain-containing protein, translating to MELVVVLLLAAVVCVPLTQVLGLGTIPGYLLAGILIGPSALKLVTDVPAIIDISQWGVVMMLFVIGLELEPSRLWGMRREVFGIGIFQMVACGSVLALLMGLVLRHLIDMSWTGAIVCGTALALSSTAVALRLLDERQLTRTPMGRTALGVLLLQDMAAIPILVSLGIIGGGGTRAPSFVSSLVAVAVVLVCYRLRVIRWAERAQLQELFTAATLLVVIGSAQLFDHAGLSAGLGGFLVGVLLAKSKYRTSMEASIEPFKGLLLGLFFLSIGMSVNLDVVQEHWRFILFSVMALLLVKGAILYGIARMSGLPAYHRLPFAMSLAQGGEFSFALFNEAWDNGLLSAPHRDLISVVVAISMAVVPVLIKLVERMQPQRVEGYTSGAP from the coding sequence ATGGAACTCGTCGTCGTCCTTCTGCTCGCCGCGGTGGTGTGCGTGCCGCTGACCCAGGTCCTGGGCCTGGGTACCATTCCAGGCTATCTTCTGGCCGGCATCCTCATTGGCCCCTCGGCCCTGAAGCTGGTCACCGACGTTCCCGCCATCATCGACATTTCCCAGTGGGGCGTGGTGATGATGTTGTTCGTCATCGGCCTGGAGCTGGAGCCGTCCCGGCTGTGGGGCATGCGGCGCGAGGTGTTCGGCATTGGCATATTCCAGATGGTGGCCTGTGGAAGCGTGCTCGCGCTGCTGATGGGCCTGGTGCTGCGCCACCTGATCGATATGTCATGGACGGGTGCCATCGTCTGCGGCACTGCCCTGGCCCTGTCATCGACGGCGGTGGCCCTGCGGCTGCTGGACGAACGCCAGCTGACTCGCACTCCCATGGGACGCACGGCGCTGGGCGTGCTGCTGTTGCAGGACATGGCCGCCATTCCCATCCTGGTCTCGCTGGGCATCATCGGCGGCGGCGGCACGCGGGCGCCTTCCTTCGTGTCCTCGCTGGTGGCGGTGGCGGTCGTGCTGGTCTGCTATCGGCTGCGCGTCATCCGCTGGGCCGAGCGCGCGCAATTGCAAGAGCTTTTCACTGCCGCGACCCTGCTGGTGGTGATCGGGTCGGCGCAGTTGTTCGACCACGCGGGCCTGTCCGCGGGTCTTGGCGGCTTCCTGGTCGGCGTGCTGCTGGCCAAATCGAAGTACCGGACGTCCATGGAAGCGTCCATCGAACCCTTCAAGGGGCTGCTGCTGGGGCTGTTTTTCCTGAGCATCGGCATGTCGGTCAACCTGGACGTCGTCCAGGAGCATTGGCGGTTCATTCTCTTCAGCGTAATGGCCTTGCTGCTGGTCAAGGGCGCGATCCTGTACGGCATCGCGCGCATGTCCGGATTGCCGGCCTATCACCGGCTGCCCTTCGCGATGTCCCTGGCCCAGGGCGGCGAGTTCAGCTTTGCGCTTTTTAACGAAGCCTGGGACAACGGCCTGCTGAGCGCGCCCCATCGTGACCTGATCTCCGTGGTGGTGGCCATCTCCATGGCGGTCGTCCCTGTCCTGATCAAACTGGTTGAACGCATGCAGCCCCAGCGCGTGGAAGGCTACACTTCCGGGGCGCCCTGA
- the gcvA gene encoding transcriptional regulator GcvA: MKRTLPPLNALRAFEAAGRHGSFKDAAAELHVTHGAISQHVRLLEQWLDAPLFERHNRRVKLTPAAKAYLEKIGPLFEQLAQATARYGVPETVSRTLSVNAPATFTLRWLVPRLARFRVEHPDVEVKVETSNGPLESLQENHDIVIRGGPDTFYGYSMRPFLSEERLPVCSPALLRQLPLRSPGDLRQHTLLHTSSLPRLWPDWLASAQVAPLRPAAALTFDHFYLTLQAAIDGIGVAMGPTALVADDLAARRLVAPFAGPRLPSRSYCSYVPDEKLDDELVGLFRSWLEREGMC, translated from the coding sequence ATGAAACGAACCCTGCCGCCCCTCAATGCCTTGCGCGCCTTCGAGGCCGCGGGCCGCCACGGCAGCTTCAAGGACGCCGCCGCGGAGCTGCATGTGACACACGGCGCGATAAGCCAGCACGTGCGCCTGTTGGAGCAGTGGCTGGACGCACCGCTGTTCGAGCGGCACAACCGCCGTGTAAAGCTGACGCCGGCCGCGAAGGCCTATCTGGAGAAAATCGGGCCCTTGTTCGAACAGCTCGCGCAGGCCACGGCGAGATACGGGGTACCCGAAACGGTCTCGCGGACACTTTCCGTGAACGCGCCGGCGACATTCACGTTGCGCTGGCTGGTGCCCCGGCTGGCCAGATTTCGTGTCGAACACCCCGACGTGGAGGTCAAGGTAGAGACCTCGAACGGGCCGTTGGAAAGTCTCCAGGAAAACCATGACATCGTCATCCGGGGCGGCCCGGACACGTTCTACGGCTATTCGATGCGGCCTTTCCTGTCCGAGGAGCGCTTGCCGGTCTGTAGCCCGGCACTACTACGCCAACTGCCGCTTCGATCGCCGGGCGACCTGCGCCAGCACACCTTGCTGCACACTTCCAGTCTTCCCCGGCTCTGGCCGGACTGGCTGGCCAGCGCACAGGTGGCCCCCCTCAGGCCCGCAGCTGCATTGACCTTCGACCATTTCTATCTGACGCTGCAGGCGGCCATTGACGGAATCGGCGTTGCGATGGGGCCTACCGCGTTGGTGGCCGACGACCTAGCCGCGAGACGGCTGGTCGCACCGTTCGCGGGTCCTCGTCTGCCGTCGCGCAGCTATTGCAGCTACGTTCCGGACGAAAAGCTGGACGATGAGCTGGTGGGCCTGTTCCGGTCGTGGCTGGAGCGTGAGGGGATGTGTTAG